The sequence GTCCCCACCCAAGACCATGAGCTCTCCCATGCGCAAAGCCTCTTTCCCGATCACGATATCGAGCCAGAGAAAGCCTGGCTTGAAATGATCCATAGATATATTGCTGGCGGACTCGGCTTGCTAGTGTTGTGCATCTGGTTTTTATGTTTAAAAACCCCAGATGCACCGAAAAAGTTACCTCTGTTCATAGTGTTGCTTATCCTGTTTCAAGGGGCGCTAGGCATGTGGACAGTGACAATGAAACTCATGCCTATCGTGGTAATGTCGCATCTTCTTGGTGGTTTTAGCCTGATTTCACTGCTGCTACTCCTCTATCTTCGCACTCGACCGCGGCGGATTGTGGCGAGTGACACCTCGGTTCAAAATCTCGCCCCCTTGGCATTAGTCAGTCTATTTGTCCTCATCGGTCAGATCATGCTGGGGGGCTGGACGTCGTCAAACTATGCCGCCCTAGCCTGCACGGCTTTGCCTATTTGTGAAGGTAACTGGATGGATAACCTTGCCATCGCCGATGCATTTTCTCCTTTCCAAGGCCAACACCCCAGCTTTGAATTTGGGGTGCTGGATTACCATGCGCGTATGACAATCCATATTGCCCATCGTATCGGTGCCATTATTACCGCCAGCCTGTTACTGCTGCTTGCCTATCGATTATTTGTCAGCACTCAACTTAAGGCGCTCAGTCTGTTGCTGGTTGGCTTATTGATACTGCAAGTCAGTTTAGGGATTTCAAATGTGGTGATGCATTTACCACTGGGAATTGCCGTATCCCACAACGGCGGCGCGGCATTATTGCTACTTACCCTGGTCACCATTAACTATTTTCTTTG comes from Shewanella oneidensis MR-1 and encodes:
- a CDS encoding COX15/CtaA family protein; translated protein: MQLTWLLRITLVFTLLVILMGAYTRLSDAGLGCPDWPGCYGHIKVPTQDHELSHAQSLFPDHDIEPEKAWLEMIHRYIAGGLGLLVLCIWFLCLKTPDAPKKLPLFIVLLILFQGALGMWTVTMKLMPIVVMSHLLGGFSLISLLLLLYLRTRPRRIVASDTSVQNLAPLALVSLFVLIGQIMLGGWTSSNYAALACTALPICEGNWMDNLAIADAFSPFQGQHPSFEFGVLDYHARMTIHIAHRIGAIITASLLLLLAYRLFVSTQLKALSLLLVGLLILQVSLGISNVVMHLPLGIAVSHNGGAALLLLTLVTINYFLWHKSSSTSRV